Proteins co-encoded in one Sphingopyxis sp. BE259 genomic window:
- a CDS encoding dicarboxylate/amino acid:cation symporter — protein sequence MKSAWIILSALVAGMLLGIGIELVAPDAGTASLPFVEPIGLLWLNALKMTIVPLVVALLITGITATADAARAGKLAARAVMTFLAAIFISGSMSLLMTPLLLRLFPLSTGAADALRSGLGGTSEAGPSPTFGDFLLSLIPTNPIAAAADTAILPLIVFTTIFAFAITKLEPVQRATLSGLFKALGDAMLIVIGWVLALAPIGVFALGYALAVKAGIAAFGGLIHYVLILMGIGVSCLILGLALAWLVVGISLPRFIRAMVPTLAVAISTQSSLASLPAMLKSSEELGVDPKKADVVLPLAVALFRFTSPAMNLAVVVYVAWLFGVELTPWEMAVGLAVAMAAALSSVSLPGSISFVTSIAPIAVSMGVPVAPLGLLVAVETFPDIFRTLGNVVGDVAATKFAADGIEDAEPAGETP from the coding sequence TTGAAATCGGCATGGATCATCCTCTCGGCGCTGGTCGCCGGGATGCTGCTGGGAATCGGCATCGAACTGGTCGCGCCCGACGCGGGCACCGCATCGCTGCCCTTTGTCGAACCGATCGGGCTGCTGTGGCTCAACGCGCTGAAGATGACGATCGTCCCGCTGGTCGTCGCGTTGCTGATCACCGGCATCACCGCGACCGCCGACGCCGCGCGCGCGGGTAAGCTCGCGGCGCGCGCGGTGATGACCTTCCTCGCCGCGATCTTCATTTCGGGGTCGATGTCGCTGTTGATGACGCCGCTGCTGCTGCGGCTGTTTCCGCTCTCGACCGGCGCCGCCGACGCGCTGCGCAGCGGCCTTGGCGGCACCAGCGAAGCGGGACCATCGCCGACCTTTGGCGACTTCCTGCTCTCGCTGATCCCGACCAACCCGATCGCCGCCGCCGCCGACACCGCGATCCTGCCGCTGATCGTGTTCACCACCATCTTCGCCTTCGCGATCACCAAGCTCGAACCGGTTCAGCGCGCGACGTTGTCGGGGCTGTTCAAGGCGCTGGGCGATGCGATGCTGATCGTCATTGGCTGGGTGCTCGCACTCGCGCCGATCGGCGTTTTCGCGCTCGGCTATGCGCTCGCGGTCAAGGCAGGAATCGCGGCGTTCGGCGGCCTGATCCATTATGTTCTGATCCTGATGGGAATCGGGGTCAGCTGCCTGATCCTCGGCTTGGCCCTCGCCTGGCTGGTCGTCGGCATATCGTTACCGCGTTTCATCCGTGCGATGGTGCCGACGCTGGCGGTGGCGATCAGCACCCAAAGCTCGCTCGCCAGCCTGCCCGCGATGCTCAAATCGTCCGAAGAACTCGGCGTCGATCCGAAGAAGGCCGACGTCGTGCTGCCACTCGCGGTCGCGCTGTTCCGGTTCACCAGCCCGGCGATGAACCTGGCAGTGGTCGTCTATGTCGCGTGGCTGTTCGGGGTCGAGCTGACCCCATGGGAGATGGCGGTCGGGCTGGCGGTGGCGATGGCTGCGGCGCTCAGCTCGGTCAGCCTGCCCGGTTCGATCAGCTTCGTGACCTCGATCGCGCCAATCGCCGTGTCGATGGGCGTCCCCGTCGCGCCGCTCGGGCTGCTGGTCGCGGTCGAAACCTTCCCCGATATTTTCCGCACCCTCGGTAACGTCGTCGGCGACGTCGCCGCCACGAAATTTGCGGCCGATGGCATCGAAGACGCCGAACCCGCAGGAGAGACCCCATGA
- a CDS encoding DUF1272 domain-containing protein: protein MLEMRPDCEKCGKDLPANMHGAFICSMECTFCANCADRLDEQCPNCGGDLLDRPLREGAILAKYPGSTVRKYKV, encoded by the coding sequence ATGCTTGAAATGCGACCCGATTGCGAAAAATGCGGCAAGGATTTGCCCGCGAACATGCACGGTGCCTTCATCTGTTCGATGGAGTGCACCTTTTGCGCCAATTGCGCCGACCGGCTGGACGAACAATGCCCCAATTGCGGTGGCGACCTGCTCGACCGGCCGCTGCGCGAAGGCGCGATCCTGGCGAAATACCCCGGCTCGACGGTACGGAAATACAAGGTTTGA
- the glmM gene encoding phosphoglucosamine mutase — protein MRKFFGTDGIRGLTNQIPMTVEVAMRVGMAAGAHFLRGDHKHRVVIGKDTRLSGYMLENALVAGFTSVGMDVVQVGPMPTPAIAMLTRSMRADLGVMLSASHNPFYDNGIKLFGPDGYKLSDEDEAQIELLLAQQPKLADPAHIGRAKRIEDARGRYIHAVKQSLPESVRLDGLRIVLDCANGAAYNSAPTVFWELGADVVAIGTTPNGTNINDKCGSTAPALLQETVVASGADIGIALDGDADRLIVVDEKGKIVDGDQIMGLIGASWARQGRLKGGGVVATVMSNLGLERFLESEGLRVERTKVGDRYVLERMKAGGFNVGGEQSGHMILSDYATTGDGTLAGLQVLAELVAADKPASELLHQFDPVPQLLKNVRFAGGEPLDDSKVQAAIAEGEALLAGRGRLVIRPSGTEPLIRVMAEGDDAGQVERVVDMICDAVREATA, from the coding sequence ATGCGCAAGTTTTTCGGAACCGACGGGATTCGCGGACTGACGAACCAGATCCCGATGACCGTCGAGGTCGCGATGCGCGTCGGCATGGCGGCGGGCGCCCATTTCTTGCGCGGCGACCACAAGCATCGCGTGGTGATCGGCAAGGACACGCGGCTGTCGGGCTATATGCTGGAAAATGCGCTGGTCGCCGGGTTCACCAGCGTCGGCATGGACGTGGTGCAGGTCGGGCCGATGCCGACCCCGGCGATCGCGATGCTGACCCGCTCGATGCGCGCCGACCTGGGCGTGATGCTGTCGGCGAGCCACAATCCCTTTTACGACAATGGCATCAAGCTGTTCGGCCCCGATGGCTATAAATTATCCGACGAGGATGAGGCGCAGATCGAACTGTTGCTCGCGCAGCAGCCGAAGCTGGCCGACCCGGCGCATATCGGGCGCGCCAAGCGGATCGAGGACGCGCGCGGTCGTTATATTCATGCTGTGAAACAGAGCCTGCCCGAATCGGTGCGGCTCGACGGGCTGCGGATCGTGCTCGATTGTGCCAACGGTGCCGCCTACAACAGCGCACCAACGGTGTTCTGGGAACTGGGCGCCGATGTGGTGGCGATCGGGACGACGCCGAATGGCACCAACATCAACGACAAATGCGGCTCGACTGCGCCCGCCCTGCTTCAGGAAACCGTGGTGGCAAGCGGCGCCGACATCGGCATCGCGCTCGACGGCGATGCCGACCGGCTGATCGTCGTCGATGAAAAGGGCAAGATTGTCGACGGCGACCAGATCATGGGGCTGATCGGGGCCAGCTGGGCGCGGCAGGGGCGGCTGAAAGGCGGCGGGGTCGTCGCGACGGTAATGTCGAACCTGGGACTTGAGCGTTTCCTGGAGAGTGAAGGATTGCGGGTCGAACGAACCAAGGTCGGCGATCGCTATGTGCTGGAACGGATGAAGGCAGGCGGCTTCAACGTCGGCGGCGAACAGTCGGGGCATATGATCCTGTCGGACTATGCGACGACCGGTGACGGCACATTGGCAGGCTTGCAGGTGCTGGCCGAGTTGGTCGCGGCGGACAAACCGGCGAGCGAGTTGCTGCATCAGTTCGACCCGGTGCCGCAGCTTTTGAAGAATGTCCGCTTCGCGGGTGGAGAACCGCTCGACGATAGCAAGGTTCAGGCGGCGATCGCCGAGGGCGAAGCGTTGCTCGCCGGGCGCGGGCGGCTGGTGATCCGCCCTTCGGGAACGGAGCCGCTGATCCGCGTGATGGCCGAAGGCGACGACGCCGGACAGGTCGAGCGCGTCGTCGACATGATTTGCGACGCGGTGCGTGAGGCGACCGCATAA